Part of the Aquabacterium sp. NJ1 genome, TTCACCATGCGCGCCGCCGCACTGCTGCGATAACGAGGGGCGCCCGCGTCTTCCTTGTTAGACCTTGCTTCTTCGGACATTGAACACCTCGGATCTTGATTGAACTCAAATTGAACACGCTTGACGCATTGTGGCGACAGACCCAGGCCGATAGTGGGTCGAAAATGAGTCAAAGTGGATTCAGATCGCTTTTCCCCTCACCCCACTCAAATGGAGAACACACCATGACCAGCCGTCGCCAATTCATGATGACCATCGTGCCCGCCGCAGCCGCCCTGTCGGTGATGGGCCAGGCCCACGCCGCGGACGCCCCCAAGGTGGACGAAAAAGACCCGGCCGCCACCGGCCTGGGCTACAAGCACGACGCCACCAAGGTGGACGCCAAGAAGTACCCCACCTACAAGGCCGGCAGCGCCTGCGGCAACTGCCAGTTCTTCCAGGGCAAGGCCGGTGACGCCTGGGGTGCCTGCCCGCTGCTGGGCGGCAAGCAGGTCAATGCCAAGGGCTGGTGCTCGGCCTACGCCAAGAAGGCCTGATCGGCCAGCTGAGGCGGGTCAGGCCACTTCGGTGACCCGCTTCAAGGTGCCCTGCTCCAGCGCCTGGCGCAGCCAGTCTTCGAACACGGCCGCGGGCATGGGCTTGGCAAACCAGTAGCCCTGCCCCTCCAGGCAGCCCAGGGCGCGCAAGTGCTGCATCATGGCCAGGGTTTCGACACCCTCGGCGATGGTGCTCAGACCCAGGCCCTTGGCCATCTGGATGATGGCGCGCACGATCGCCACGTCTTCTGGGTGGCGCTCCAGATCCCGCACGAAGCTCTGGTCGATCTTGAGCTTGTCCACCGAGAGGCGCTTCAGATAGGACAAGCTGGAATAGCCTGTCCCGAAGTCGTCGATGGCCAGCTTCACGCCCAGGGCCTTCAAGCCCTTCAAGCGCATTTCCACGCTTTCTACATCGCTGATCAGCACGGACTCGGTCAGTTCCAACTCCAGCTGGGCGGGCGACAAGCCCGATGTGGCCAGCGCCTGCGACACCACCGACTCGACCTCGCCCCGCTTGAACTGCAGGGCCGACAGGTTCACGGCCACGGTCAGCGGCGGCAGGCCCTTTCTGGACCAGGCCATCGCCTGACGGCAGGCCTCCTCAATGACCCAGTCGCCGATCGGCACGATCAGGCCGCTGTCTTCGGCCACCGGGATGAACTTGCCCGGCGGCACCAGGCCCCACTCCGGGTGCTGCCAGCGGATCAGCGCCTCCACGCCAAACACGCGCCCCGAGGCCAGGTCCACCTGGGGCTGGTAGTGCAGCACGAATTGCCCCAGTTCCAGGGCACGGCGCAGGCCATTGCGCATGGTCAGGCGCTCCATCGCCTCCGCATTCATGCGGTCATCGAAGAAGCGATAGGTGTTGCGCCCCTCATCCTTGGACCGGTACAGGGCCGTGTCGGCGCGCTGCAGCAGGGTGTCGAAATCCTCGCCGTCATTGGGCGCCATCGCGATCCCCATGGAAGCCGAAATCGACAG contains:
- a CDS encoding high-potential iron-sulfur protein, with product MTSRRQFMMTIVPAAAALSVMGQAHAADAPKVDEKDPAATGLGYKHDATKVDAKKYPTYKAGSACGNCQFFQGKAGDAWGACPLLGGKQVNAKGWCSAYAKKA